Part of the Geobacter pickeringii genome, TGGCGCACCAAAAGAGAAAGGGCGGGGATCACCCCGCCCTTTCCGGTTCCGCACCCTACCGGGCCGCCTGACTGACCCGGGAGCCCTTTCCTGCCAGCTCTCGAACCAGCCCATCGTACACCGCCACGTTCTTGATGAGCGGCAGATCCTTCTGGGCCGTCTCCTCGAAGAGCTTCAGCTTGCCGTTGAACCCGCCGGCGCGGTTTCTGAGCCCCTCGATGCTCGACGCGAGGAAGCTTTTGTCGTTCTTGTCGGCATCCTTGCGGGCGAGGAACGCCTTGGTCTTTGACCAGTATTCGTCGGTGCTCCCGACGTAGTGGTTGACCGATTCCAGGAACGAGAGGGTGGAGGAGGAGATATCCGCCGCGCTCCGGAGCTTCGTCTGGACGTCGCTCATGTCCCGCAGCAGCTCGCCGTCGGCAAAACGGGCGGCGTCGGAGAGCTGCGCCGCGGCGGGCCCCTTGGCCGGATCGATGGCGTCCACCCTGGCGAGGAACTTCTGGGAGGTCTCCAGATACTTGGTGATCGACGCGGAGGTGGCGTTGAGGGAGAGAATCCCCTGGGAGGCGAACTTGGTCAGGAGCGACGCCTGTCCCGCATAGGGGATCGGGAGCACCCGCGCGAAACCAGCCACCACGGTGCCGGCCTGGATGTACTTCTCATAGCCGGCAAGGCTGCCGCTCATCCACCGGACGAACCCCTCGAAATCGGCCATGGACTGGCGCTGCGCCCGGGTGTTCTGGGCGAGCTCCCGCAACTGGCGGATATTTTTCTGCATCAGCTCGTCGCCGGAGACGGTGGGGGTACACTCCAGGGCCTTGAGCTTCTCTTCGAGCAGCGCCTTCTCACGGCGAAGCGCATCGAGCGCCTCCTCCTGGCGTTTCATGGCATCTTCGCAGGAAAGGGCGGGAACAACGGCCGCGGAGGGTGCAACGGCGTCGGCGGCAACGGCCGGAACGGATGCCGGGAGCATCACGGCCACACCCGCCAGGCAAAGCAGGGTCTTCTTCACGGGAATCGTTCTCCTTGTACGTAAATATCTGGCCGGCACCAGAGCCGGCATCTGGTGATGTTACCCTCCGCTCCCCGTCCCTGTCCAGCGTTTCATCCGACATTCGACGGTTGAGCACTGCCGGCAGGTTCATGACATCTGACTGAGGCGGAAGGTATCGTGCGCCTGCCCGCCAAAAACAGAAAAAGGAGCCCGGAGGCTCCTCTTTCCTTGTCGGACAGGACGGATCTAGCCGTTACTTGAGCGACAGCACGTCGAAATCGTCGCGCCGGTTCTTGGCCCAGGCAGCCTCGCTGTGGCCGGGCTCGGCCGGCTTTTCCTTGCCGTAGCTGATGGTGGCGAGACGGTCCGCCGCAACGCCCATGGTCACAAGGTATTTCTTGGCCGCCTGTGCCCGCTTCTCGCCAAGGGCGAGGTTGTACTCGTCGGAACCCCGCTCGTCGCAGCTCCCCGCGATCTGGACCTTCGCCGTCGGGTTCTTCTTCAGCACCTCGGCGTTCTTCGACAGGTTGCCCTTGGCGGCATCGCTCAACGTAGAGGCGTCGAAATCGAAATAGATGGTCTGCAGAGCGGCCTTGAGGGCGGCAAGGGCCGAATCCTCAGCGGCCGCTTTCTGGGAGGCGGCCTCCTTCACCGAATCCTGGCGGATCGGCTGCTCCTTGACTGCCGCGTTCTGCGGCTCCTGCTTCGCGACCGGCTGCTGCGGGGCGGCCTTTGTCTGGGTCGGGGCAATGGGCTCGTCCTTCTTCACCATCTCCTGCTTGGCGCAGCCGGCCATGAGCGCCGCACCGCACAACGCTACCGCAACAAACCGTGAAACGTGCTTCGACATATTCGTATCTCCCTCGTCTTGTAATGATGAAATGGCATCGACCTGCCGGCAACCGGCCGTCGCGCGTGAGTACCGTTCGGTTCAGCAGAGGGGAGAAGGGGGTGCCCGGGAGGGAGAAAAGCGGCAGAGGATGGCCTGCCATCCCGTGCTCCTTTCACGGAGGGAGATGGTGCCGGTGGGGCCGTCGTCCTCCGGAACGGCGCGGCAGACGCCGCCAACCATCCCATCGATGGGGGATCCGCCCTCTTCGCTCGACTTCGCCTGGGCCTCGATGACGGCCCGCGGTCGGGGCATCGGCTTGGAAACCGTCGACAGGGCCGGCGCCTTTGCCCCCTGCACGATGACAAGCGCGGCGATGGCCGAGACGAACAATGCCATCAGCCGTCGATGCCGCAGGAAAGTTCTGGTCGCTTTCATGACGTTCATACCGTGATTAAAAAGGGGGGCTCGCTGCCAGCAGCACCGGCTCCTCCCTGATCCCCGATCATTCTTTTTCGTCCTCTCTCTCCTTGTTCACCTCGGGAGAGAGGATGAGCTGCGGGGGAAGATTCTGGGCGCCCAGGATCTGCACCATGAGCCGCAGGCCATCGGAGATGGTCTGCAGCTTCTCGGCCGGAATCCGCTCCAGCCCGCCGACGAGCACCCCCTGGAAGGCCTCGGGAGCGTTGGTCACCAGCTCACGCCCCTTGGGGGTGAGCGCCACCGTCACCACCCGCCGGTCTTCCGAGGAACGGGTCCGGGCCACCATCTCCTGGATTTCGAGACGATCGACGATCCCGACGACCGTCGCGTTGTGCAGATAGAGCCGGCTCGCCAGGTCCGAAATCCTGATCGGTTCGTGTTCCGCAACCACCTTGATGGCCCAGAGCTGCGGCCCCGTCAGACCGGTCTCCCGCATTGCCCGCTTGGAGTGCTCGTTCACCACCTGAAACACCCGGCGCAGGTCATCGGTAATCGTCGCGATCAGCTCGGTCGTATCCACCACTGCAGCCCTTTGCCCAGAGAAGAAATCATGCGGCGAATGATTAGTGTACAAACGGTTTAACGAGAAAACAACTGCAAATTTTCGTTTTCATCCGCCACCCGTCAATTCGACCGATGCCACCGAAGGTGTCGCTCCGGCGGAAAAGAGCGGTTGCTTTCGGCGAGGCATGTCAGTATATAATTTGCATACAAATCATTTCAACACTAAAAAGGAAGCATCCCGCCATGGATCATCCGTCGAAATGGCGCCCCGACATCAGGGCATTCAAGCGGCTCGCCAAGACCCGCCGACATATCCTCAGGCTCCTCTCGCTCTTCAGGATCAGCGAAAACGGCTTCATGGCGATCATCGCCGTCGTGATCGGGGTTCTGGCAGGGTTGAGCAACTATGCGTTCCGCACCTGCATCAGCTTCTTCCACTGGCTGATCGTCGAATCGACCACCCCCCTCACGGGTTACGCCCCCACCGACTGGGGATGGCAGCGGCTGTGGGCCGTCGTCTTCCCCCTGGCCGGAGCGCTGCTGATGCTCCCCCTCTTTCACTTTTTCCGCGACGATCTCTCCTTCGGCTTCCCCTGTTTTCTCGAA contains:
- the pal gene encoding peptidoglycan-associated lipoprotein Pal — translated: MSKHVSRFVAVALCGAALMAGCAKQEMVKKDEPIAPTQTKAAPQQPVAKQEPQNAAVKEQPIRQDSVKEAASQKAAAEDSALAALKAALQTIYFDFDASTLSDAAKGNLSKNAEVLKKNPTAKVQIAGSCDERGSDEYNLALGEKRAQAAKKYLVTMGVAADRLATISYGKEKPAEPGHSEAAWAKNRRDDFDVLSLK
- a CDS encoding MarR family winged helix-turn-helix transcriptional regulator codes for the protein MVDTTELIATITDDLRRVFQVVNEHSKRAMRETGLTGPQLWAIKVVAEHEPIRISDLASRLYLHNATVVGIVDRLEIQEMVARTRSSEDRRVVTVALTPKGRELVTNAPEAFQGVLVGGLERIPAEKLQTISDGLRLMVQILGAQNLPPQLILSPEVNKEREDEKE